In one Candidatus Palibaumannia cicadellinicola genomic region, the following are encoded:
- the dnaB gene encoding replicative DNA helicase — translation MSDKINLPLDNQVEGLKMPPHSLEAEQSILGGLMLDNKRWDNVSERVTTPDFFHRPHRLIFREMQRLLDMSKPIDLITLSESLEQKGELDAVGGFAYLAELSKNTPSVANISAYADIVRERAVVREMITVAHEIANAGYDPQGRSSENLLDFAESRVFQIAENRANKDEGPKSIDRILEDTVTRIEQLYQNPHNGVTGISSGYQDLDKKTAGLQKSDLIIVAARPSMGKTTFAMNMCENAAMTEAKPVLIFSLEMSGEQIMIRMLSSLSRVDQTRIRTGRLDDEDWARLSSTMGILLEKRNMYIDDSSGLTPTEVRSRARRVFREHNGLSMIMIDYLQLMRVPALADNRTLEIAEISRSLKALAKELQVPVVALSQLNRSLEQRADKRPVNSDLRESGSIEQDADLIIFIYRDEVYHDNSEMKGIAEIIIGKQRNGPIGTVRLTFNEQWSRFDNYAGLQDLD, via the coding sequence ATGTCAGATAAAATAAATTTACCCCTAGATAACCAGGTAGAGGGTTTAAAAATGCCACCCCATTCGTTAGAAGCGGAACAGTCAATACTGGGAGGCTTAATGCTAGATAATAAGCGGTGGGATAATGTATCCGAACGTGTAACAACTCCTGATTTTTTTCATCGTCCGCACCGGTTAATTTTCAGAGAAATGCAACGTTTATTAGACATGAGTAAACCGATAGATTTGATAACTCTTTCTGAATCTCTGGAGCAGAAAGGTGAGCTAGACGCTGTGGGTGGTTTTGCCTATCTAGCGGAATTATCGAAAAATACCCCGAGTGTTGCTAATATTTCTGCTTACGCAGATATTGTACGTGAACGTGCTGTGGTACGTGAAATGATAACTGTAGCTCATGAGATAGCAAATGCTGGATATGATCCGCAAGGTCGGAGTAGTGAAAATCTACTAGATTTTGCAGAATCTCGGGTATTCCAGATAGCTGAGAATCGTGCCAACAAAGATGAAGGTCCCAAAAGTATTGACCGTATTCTAGAAGATACCGTGACGCGCATAGAACAGTTGTATCAAAATCCACATAATGGTGTCACTGGTATATCTAGTGGTTACCAGGATCTAGATAAAAAAACGGCTGGTCTCCAGAAGTCTGATTTAATTATCGTTGCTGCGCGACCATCAATGGGAAAAACGACTTTCGCTATGAATATGTGCGAAAACGCTGCGATGACCGAAGCAAAGCCGGTGCTAATTTTTAGCCTCGAGATGTCTGGTGAACAGATTATGATACGTATGCTATCTTCACTATCGCGTGTAGATCAAACACGTATTCGTACTGGTAGGTTAGACGATGAGGATTGGGCACGATTATCTAGTACTATGGGTATTCTACTAGAAAAGCGGAATATGTATATTGATGACTCATCTGGTTTAACACCGACAGAAGTACGTTCCCGTGCACGGCGGGTATTCCGTGAACATAATGGATTAAGTATGATTATGATTGACTACTTACAACTAATGCGTGTACCAGCGCTAGCTGATAATCGTACGTTAGAGATTGCAGAAATATCACGCTCGCTGAAAGCCTTAGCTAAGGAGCTACAGGTACCGGTAGTAGCGCTTTCTCAGCTTAATAGAAGCCTAGAGCAGCGAGCAGATAAGCGACCGGTAAATTCAGACCTACGTGAATCAGGCTCTATAGAACAAGATGCTGACTTAATTATATTTATCTATCGTGACGAAGTTTATCATGATAATAGCGAAATGAAAGGTATCGCTGAAATTATTATTGGTAAACAGCGTAACGGCCCTATTGGTACTGTACGATTAACTTTTAACGAACAGTGGTCGCGTTTTGATAATTATGCTGGTCTACAGGATCTAGATTAG